The Vanessa tameamea isolate UH-Manoa-2023 chromosome 2, ilVanTame1 primary haplotype, whole genome shotgun sequence genome has a segment encoding these proteins:
- the Nkain gene encoding sodium/potassium-transporting ATPase subunit beta-1-interacting protein 4 — MAVCGLRTLLLIVCILELMVTIQRQVFDFLGYMWLPIIANFINIILIIFGSFGAVQYITKYLLAYAIWSFMWLTWNIFLICYYLNLGILNRESGLLSLGTGSVSWWEGNGWGCQPVWGEADGPGTWRPARVEGCFFQWHYVELAQSAVAATLTATALPLTILLTYRSFKKHNTVVDKGTLSRRPVYTIELSPTETNVSESSLKPMTPRRVKRRSGSRGAGSSVRRSRRSYRNAGYLSSNASLPHESRPSRPTSAHSSYSNFHGTRPSSYHPVLDRESITRSQEVYEPPPPMESIPTISTRSDTIRRCENTGRDVVGPYNEPNGSTGRVFEGVVSYEGAAACESPSYEAGGYAYGGAWEPPPQAPGPPAYQSVYQPADDPYYLRLNVNNKSS, encoded by the exons ATGGCTGTTTGTGGACTTCGGACATTGTTATTAATTGTTTGCATATTAGAATTG ATGGTAACAATACAAAGACAAGTGTTTGATTTCCTAGGATACATGTGGTTACCAATAAttgcaaattttataaacattattttaataatatttggatCATTTGGCGCTGTACAGTATATTACAAAGTATCTTCTTGCA TATGCAATATGGAGTTTCATGTGGTTAacatggaatatatttttaatctgttattaTTTGAATCTCGGAATTCTCAACAGG GAAAGTGGATTGTTATCCTTAGGGACTGGAAGTGTTAGCTGGTGGGAAGGGAACGGCTGGGGATGTCAACCAGTCTGGGGTGAAGCTGATGGGCCCGGTACATGGAGGCCAGCAAGAGTTGAAGGATGCTTTTTCCAATGGCATTATGTAGAGCTGGCACAGTCTGCAGTGGCAGCAACACTCACTGCTACAGCATTGCcacttactattttattaacatatagatCTTTTAAGAAACATAACACTGTTGTAG ataaaGGAACATTATCTCGCCGCCCAGTTTATACCATAGAATTAAGTCCCACCGAAACAAATGTAAGTGAAAGCTCTCTTAAACCGATGACACCTCGCCGAGTTAAACGTCGCTCAGGTTCTAGGGGAGCCGGCTCATCCGTACGAAGATCACGTAGATCATATCGAAATGCCGGTTATTTATCATCCAATGCGTCTCTGCCACACGAATCTCGACCATCGCGACCCACCTCCGCACATTCGTCGTATTCCAACTTCCACGGTACTAGACCTTCCTCGTACCACCCCGTGCTAGATCGGGAATCGATCACGCGCTCCCAGGAAGTTTATGAACCACCGCCGCCGATGGAATCTATCCCAACGATCAGTACCAGGAGCGATACAATTAGACGATGCGAAAATACAGGTAGAGATGTCGTTGGACCGTACAACGAACCGAACGGCAGCACTGGGCGCGTGTTCGAAGGCGTGGTGAGCTACGAAGGCGCGGCGGCCTGCGAGTCCCCGTCGTACGAGGCCGGCGGGTACGCGTACGGCGGCGCGTGGGAGCCGCCCCCGCAGGCGCCCGGCCCGCCCGCCTACCAGTCCGTCTACCAGCCCGCCGACGACCCCTACTACTTGCGGCTCAATGTTAACAACAAGTCTTCGTAg